Proteins encoded in a region of the Poseidonibacter antarcticus genome:
- a CDS encoding NADH-quinone oxidoreductase subunit C, whose amino-acid sequence MRKYTPKDDVQRKAPFSDRFFVSPTVPRLDVASDEIFSKDYEAFSSVFKVEQAYIEHTHLVMYVNKNAIVDIMKFLSENLEYDMLIEMSAIDYLAQKDGYEIFYEMLSLSKHKRLRIKCFLSKNDAIESISSIFDSANWSEREMYDLLGVKVVNHPNMKRLIMPDDWYDHPLRKTYPLQGDEAASWYEVDKIFGKEARDIIGPEQRDPAAIDRYDTTRFARLGHEVPFQTDITEFEPETSIKYQEDDTSKIMKTLKPEESVVLKRRR is encoded by the coding sequence ATGAGAAAATATACGCCAAAAGATGATGTTCAAAGAAAAGCTCCTTTTTCTGATAGATTTTTTGTATCTCCTACGGTTCCAAGATTAGATGTTGCAAGCGATGAAATTTTTTCAAAAGATTATGAAGCTTTTTCTTCAGTATTTAAAGTTGAGCAAGCATATATAGAACATACACATCTAGTAATGTATGTTAATAAAAATGCAATTGTTGATATTATGAAATTTTTAAGTGAAAATTTAGAATACGATATGTTAATTGAGATGTCTGCTATTGATTATTTAGCACAAAAAGATGGCTATGAAATATTTTATGAAATGCTTTCATTATCAAAACATAAAAGACTAAGAATCAAATGTTTTCTAAGCAAAAATGATGCAATTGAATCTATATCTTCTATCTTTGATTCTGCAAATTGGTCTGAGCGAGAAATGTATGATTTATTAGGTGTAAAAGTTGTAAATCATCCTAATATGAAAAGATTAATTATGCCAGATGATTGGTATGATCATCCATTAAGAAAAACTTATCCACTTCAAGGTGATGAAGCAGCTTCGTGGTATGAAGTTGATAAAATCTTTGGAAAAGAAGCTAGAGATATAATCGGACCTGAACAGCGAGATCCAGCTGCAATTGATAGATATGATACTACTAGATTTGCAAGATTGGGTCACGAAGTTCCTTTCCAAACTGATATTACTGAGTTTGAACCTGAAACTTCAATCAAATATCAAGAAGATGATACATCAAAAATTATGAAAACATTAAAACCTGAAGAATCAGTTGTTTTAAAAAGAAGAAGGTAA